Proteins encoded together in one Thermomonospora curvata DSM 43183 window:
- a CDS encoding 2Fe-2S iron-sulfur cluster-binding protein, which yields MTTAEATEVRPVTLVTSDGERLEFGCAPGRSVLEAAAEAGAALPASCKQGTCGSCHASVAEGDYELGAHSPAALPPERRAAGEVLLCRTFPRGPLSVTLPYDGSRILRGGIPRRQAVIVALETVACETVRLELRAEPTEDGGTDCQFDPGQFVELQVPGHDAKRAYSLANTGNWEGRMEFYIRLRPGGLFSTYLRERARPGQTLTAFGPQGAFGLRETGLRPRWFVAGGTGLAPLLSMVRHMAEWQEPQPARLLLGVNTEEEVFGTAELDAVAAELPGFSHRVCVWRPGPSWQGPVGTPADLLAADLAEAPAAPDIYVCGPPPMVDAVVQVAARAGVPAEHVFYERFLPT from the coding sequence ATGACCACCGCCGAGGCCACGGAAGTCCGGCCGGTGACGCTGGTGACCTCCGACGGGGAGCGGCTGGAGTTCGGCTGCGCGCCCGGCCGGAGCGTGCTGGAGGCCGCCGCCGAGGCCGGGGCCGCCCTGCCGGCCTCCTGCAAGCAGGGCACCTGCGGGTCCTGCCACGCCTCGGTCGCCGAGGGGGACTACGAGCTGGGCGCCCACAGCCCGGCGGCGCTGCCGCCGGAGCGGCGCGCCGCCGGGGAGGTGCTGCTGTGCCGCACCTTCCCCCGCGGCCCGCTGTCGGTGACGCTCCCCTACGACGGGTCCCGGATCCTGCGCGGCGGGATACCGCGGCGGCAGGCCGTCATCGTCGCGCTGGAGACCGTCGCCTGCGAAACGGTGCGGCTGGAGCTGCGGGCAGAGCCCACCGAGGACGGGGGGACCGACTGCCAGTTCGACCCGGGGCAGTTCGTGGAACTGCAAGTTCCCGGCCACGACGCCAAACGGGCCTACTCCCTGGCCAACACCGGCAACTGGGAGGGCCGCATGGAGTTCTACATCCGGCTGCGGCCGGGCGGGCTGTTCTCCACCTATCTGCGGGAGCGGGCCCGTCCCGGGCAGACGCTCACCGCGTTCGGCCCGCAGGGCGCCTTCGGCCTGCGGGAAACCGGGCTGCGGCCCCGCTGGTTCGTGGCCGGCGGGACCGGCCTGGCGCCGCTGCTGTCGATGGTGCGGCACATGGCCGAATGGCAGGAGCCCCAGCCGGCGCGGCTGCTGCTGGGCGTCAACACCGAAGAAGAGGTGTTCGGGACGGCCGAGCTGGACGCGGTGGCGGCCGAGCTGCCCGGCTTCAGCCACCGGGTCTGCGTGTGGCGGCCCGGCCCCTCCTGGCAGGGGCCGGTGGGCACCCCGGCGGACCTGCTGGCGGCGGACCTGGCCGAGGCGCCGGCCGCGCCCGACATCTACGTGTGCGGCCCGCCGCCCATGGTCGATGCCGTCGTCCAGGTGGCGGCACGGGCCGGGGTCCCCGCCGAGCACGTCTTTTACGAACGGTTCCTGCCGACCTGA
- the hcp gene encoding hydroxylamine reductase, whose amino-acid sequence MFCYQCEQTDRSGAVVGCAGPLGNCGKDEVTADLQDLLIHAVKGIAQYAVQARALGAADDEAAEFILYAVFTTLTNVNFNPTRFNALLKEAADVRDRVKARYEEAARARGLQPVTPAGPAAWQPASDMDGLLKQASGVGVRAGIDTAGPDVVGLRSLHLYVLKGICAYAHHAAALGHRSAEVFSGVEEALAYLAGEPTDVAELLERALDLGRLNHKVIELLDAANTGTYGAQQPTAVRVTPVVGKAILVSGHDLRDLAALLEQTEGTGINVYTHGEMLPAHAYPRLKAHGHLVGNFGGAWQDQQQDFAAFPGPILMTSNCIIEPHVSYRRRIFTAGPVGWPGVRHIADRNFAPLIQAAKALPGFPEDGPEQFITVGFGRDAVLSVADKVVEAVKQGAIRHFFLIGGCDGPTPGHDYYTELALSAPPDTVILTLGCAKYRFNKHDFGEVAGIPRLLDVGQCNDSYSAIKIALALADAFECDVNELPLTLALSWMEQKAAAVLMTLLALGVRNIHLGPTLPGYLTPGLIETFVKRFGLRTTGRAEDDLAAALGRAS is encoded by the coding sequence GTGTTTTGCTACCAGTGCGAGCAGACCGATCGTTCCGGCGCCGTTGTCGGCTGCGCGGGCCCGCTCGGCAACTGCGGCAAGGACGAGGTCACCGCCGACCTGCAGGACCTGCTCATCCACGCGGTCAAGGGCATCGCCCAGTACGCGGTCCAGGCTCGCGCCCTGGGAGCCGCCGACGACGAGGCGGCCGAGTTCATCCTTTACGCGGTCTTCACGACGCTGACCAACGTCAACTTCAACCCGACCCGGTTCAACGCGCTGCTGAAGGAGGCCGCGGACGTCCGCGACCGGGTCAAGGCCCGCTACGAGGAGGCGGCGCGCGCCCGCGGCCTGCAGCCGGTGACGCCGGCCGGGCCGGCCGCCTGGCAGCCGGCGTCCGACATGGACGGCCTGCTGAAGCAGGCGTCCGGCGTCGGTGTCAGGGCGGGGATCGACACGGCCGGGCCGGACGTGGTCGGGCTGCGTTCCCTGCACCTGTACGTGCTGAAGGGGATCTGCGCCTACGCCCACCACGCCGCCGCCCTCGGCCACCGCAGCGCCGAGGTGTTCTCCGGGGTGGAGGAGGCGCTGGCCTACCTGGCGGGCGAGCCCACCGACGTCGCCGAGCTGCTGGAGCGCGCCCTGGACCTGGGCCGGCTGAACCACAAGGTCATCGAGCTGCTGGACGCGGCCAACACCGGCACCTACGGCGCCCAGCAGCCGACCGCGGTGCGCGTCACCCCGGTGGTGGGCAAGGCGATCCTGGTCAGCGGGCACGACCTGCGGGACCTGGCCGCGCTGCTGGAGCAGACCGAAGGCACCGGCATCAACGTCTACACCCACGGCGAAATGCTGCCCGCCCACGCCTACCCGCGTCTGAAGGCCCATGGGCACCTGGTGGGCAACTTCGGCGGCGCCTGGCAGGACCAGCAGCAGGACTTCGCCGCCTTCCCCGGCCCGATCCTGATGACGTCCAACTGCATCATCGAGCCGCACGTCAGCTACCGCCGCCGGATCTTCACCGCCGGGCCGGTGGGCTGGCCGGGGGTGCGGCACATCGCCGACCGGAACTTCGCCCCGCTGATCCAGGCCGCCAAGGCGCTGCCGGGGTTCCCCGAGGACGGGCCCGAGCAGTTCATCACGGTCGGGTTCGGGCGCGATGCGGTGCTGTCGGTGGCCGACAAGGTGGTGGAGGCGGTCAAGCAGGGCGCCATCCGGCACTTCTTCCTGATCGGCGGGTGCGACGGGCCCACCCCGGGCCACGACTACTACACCGAGCTGGCGCTGAGCGCGCCGCCCGACACCGTGATCCTCACGCTGGGCTGCGCCAAGTACCGCTTCAACAAGCACGACTTCGGGGAGGTCGCCGGCATCCCCCGGCTGCTGGACGTCGGGCAGTGCAACGACTCCTACTCCGCCATCAAGATCGCCCTGGCGCTGGCCGACGCCTTCGAGTGCGACGTCAACGAGCTGCCGTTGACGCTGGCGCTGTCGTGGATGGAGCAGAAGGCCGCCGCGGTGCTGATGACGCTGCTGGCGCTGGGCGTCCGCAACATCCACCTCGGCCCGACGCTGCCGGGCTACCTGACCCCCGGCCTGATCGAGACGTTCGTGAAGCGGTTCGGGCTGCGCACCACCGGACGGGCCGAGGACGACCTGGCCGCGGCGCTGGGACGGGCCTCATGA
- a CDS encoding Crp/Fnr family transcriptional regulator, with the protein MTDPPLTELLPRLPLFSGLTRQQLEIIRAGSFPVSLERGEILFHQGDPVRGFYYVLRGQMQLTVSAADGTQKVVELVTSGESFGEAVVFAGQRYPVTAGALVATRLLGISSGAVLDLLDRDPSFARRMLANMAVRLRRLIRDVEAYSLQSGIQRVIGFLLHEARGESGPAHECTVTLPTRKHVLASRLNIAPETLSRILRDLSAAGLISVQGRRITLHDVPALEARLEMTVTSATVHPLDAAS; encoded by the coding sequence ATGACCGATCCGCCGCTCACGGAGCTGCTGCCCCGGCTGCCGCTGTTTTCGGGGCTGACCCGGCAGCAGTTGGAGATCATCCGTGCCGGTTCCTTCCCGGTCTCCCTGGAACGCGGGGAGATCCTGTTCCACCAGGGGGATCCGGTCCGCGGGTTCTACTACGTGCTGCGCGGGCAGATGCAGCTGACGGTGTCGGCGGCCGACGGCACGCAGAAAGTGGTGGAGCTGGTCACCAGCGGGGAGAGTTTCGGCGAGGCCGTGGTCTTCGCCGGGCAGCGCTACCCGGTCACCGCCGGGGCGCTGGTCGCCACCCGGCTGCTGGGGATCTCCAGCGGCGCGGTGCTGGACCTGCTGGACCGGGACCCCTCGTTCGCCCGGCGCATGCTGGCGAACATGGCGGTGCGGCTGCGGCGGCTGATCCGGGACGTGGAGGCCTACTCGCTGCAATCCGGCATCCAGCGCGTCATCGGTTTCCTGCTGCACGAGGCCCGCGGGGAGAGCGGACCGGCGCACGAGTGCACGGTGACGCTGCCGACCCGCAAGCACGTGCTGGCCTCCCGGCTCAACATCGCGCCCGAGACGCTCTCGCGCATCCTGCGCGACCTGTCGGCCGCGGGGCTGATCAGCGTCCAGGGGCGGCGGATCACCCTGCACGACGTGCCCGCGCTGGAGGCCCGGCTGGAGATGACGGTGACCTCGGCCACAGTTCACCCGCTGGACGCCGCGAGTTGA
- a CDS encoding DUF1622 domain-containing protein, with product MELESAIETTGKAIDAAGVAVIVVGAVAATGVFTHRLLRGRDGLPAAYRLYRQSLGRAILLGLEFLVAADIIRTVAVSPTFTSVGILAAIVGVRTFLSFSLQVELEGRWPWQRRGLTGDERGT from the coding sequence ATGGAGCTGGAGAGCGCGATCGAGACGACCGGCAAGGCGATCGACGCCGCCGGGGTGGCGGTCATCGTCGTGGGCGCCGTGGCCGCGACCGGGGTTTTCACGCACCGGTTGCTGCGCGGACGGGACGGGCTCCCCGCCGCCTACCGGCTTTACCGCCAAAGCCTGGGCCGGGCCATCCTGCTGGGGCTGGAGTTCCTGGTGGCCGCGGACATCATCCGCACCGTGGCCGTCTCACCCACTTTCACCAGCGTCGGAATCCTCGCCGCGATCGTCGGCGTGCGGACGTTCTTGAGCTTTTCCCTGCAGGTGGAACTGGAGGGCCGCTGGCCCTGGCAGCGCCGCGGCCTCACCGGAGATGAGCGGGGCACCTGA
- a CDS encoding ArsR/SmtB family transcription factor gives MGGEADISVPARLIAEPARARMLTGLIGGLSLPAGELARLAGVSASTASEPLKALVAGGFVTVHRSGRHRYYTLANADIAHALEALQAIAPSRPVNSLRAHRASADLRAGRRCYDHMAGDLGLRVTGLLVHTGVLEPLRPGATAALHLDAAHPIITRFALRDIGGSPRRPLARGCLDWTARKPHVAGRLGAHLLTLFRERQWVTARLGSRALRLTEAGEDALTSLETG, from the coding sequence ATGGGAGGAGAAGCGGACATCTCGGTTCCGGCGCGGCTCATCGCCGAGCCCGCCCGGGCCCGGATGCTCACCGGCCTGATCGGCGGCCTTTCACTGCCCGCCGGGGAGCTGGCCCGCCTGGCCGGGGTGTCGGCCTCGACCGCCAGCGAACCCCTCAAAGCCCTGGTCGCCGGCGGTTTCGTCACAGTGCACCGCTCCGGCCGCCACCGCTACTACACCCTGGCGAACGCCGACATCGCCCACGCCCTCGAAGCCCTGCAGGCCATCGCCCCCAGCCGCCCGGTGAACTCCCTGCGCGCCCACCGCGCCTCCGCCGACCTGCGGGCCGGCCGCCGCTGCTACGACCACATGGCCGGAGACCTGGGACTGCGGGTGACCGGCCTCCTGGTGCACACGGGCGTCCTGGAACCACTGCGCCCCGGCGCCACGGCGGCCCTGCACCTGGACGCCGCACACCCGATCATCACCCGGTTCGCCCTGCGGGACATCGGCGGCTCCCCACGCCGCCCCCTGGCACGGGGCTGCCTGGACTGGACGGCGCGCAAACCGCACGTGGCGGGCCGGCTGGGCGCGCACCTGCTGACGCTCTTCCGGGAGCGCCAGTGGGTGACCGCCCGCCTCGGCAGCCGCGCCCTGCGCCTCACCGAGGCGGGGGAGGACGCGCTCACCTCCCTGGAGACCGGCTGA
- a CDS encoding isocitrate lyase/PEP mutase family protein: MGTRFGELHRAGDPLVLPNAWDVASAVALAAAGFAAVGTTSLGVAARYGMADASRAIAEPVRRLAHRLRRLPCPVSVDIADGFADEPEAVAEYAASLGVDGVNIEDSTAGRLVPVEVHAAKIAAVKERCPGLFVNARVDTFWVGQDATVTATIDRAVRYVEAGADGVFVPGRLDGAQIRQITSAVPVPVNVLASSDFSVAELARLGVRRVSCGSLLYRAALDRAVEVAVGLRDGSPAPPATSYGDVQELATRYRPVCG, translated from the coding sequence ATGGGGACGAGATTCGGGGAGTTGCATCGGGCCGGTGATCCGCTGGTGTTGCCGAACGCCTGGGATGTGGCGTCGGCGGTGGCGCTGGCGGCGGCGGGTTTCGCGGCGGTCGGCACCACGAGTCTGGGGGTGGCGGCCCGGTACGGGATGGCCGATGCGTCGCGGGCGATCGCCGAGCCCGTCCGCCGGCTGGCGCATCGGCTTCGGAGGCTGCCGTGTCCGGTCTCGGTCGACATCGCGGACGGGTTCGCCGATGAGCCCGAGGCCGTCGCCGAGTACGCGGCCTCACTGGGGGTCGATGGGGTCAACATCGAAGACAGCACCGCAGGGCGGCTGGTTCCGGTCGAGGTGCACGCAGCCAAGATCGCCGCGGTCAAGGAGCGCTGCCCGGGGCTGTTCGTCAACGCCCGCGTCGACACCTTCTGGGTCGGGCAGGACGCCACCGTCACCGCGACCATCGACCGGGCGGTGCGCTATGTCGAGGCGGGGGCGGACGGGGTGTTCGTGCCCGGACGGCTGGACGGGGCGCAGATCCGGCAGATCACCTCGGCGGTGCCGGTGCCCGTCAATGTGCTGGCCTCTTCCGATTTTTCGGTGGCGGAGCTGGCGCGGCTGGGCGTGCGGCGGGTCAGTTGCGGGTCGCTGCTGTACCGGGCGGCACTGGATCGGGCGGTAGAGGTGGCGGTGGGCCTACGCGACGGGTCACCGGCGCCGCCCGCCACCTCTTACGGCGATGTCCAAGAGCTGGCCACCCGTTACCGGCCGGTCTGCGGGTGA
- a CDS encoding DUF3987 domain-containing protein, translating into MNSSSSRRKKESPIRFSFLDGEEESRWGADPVLAAGAGEAAFRRWVQATCAADPSSVLVAVRPDRPAPGWAKVMFLEADPAHEKFLDAAYRSTLQPRHNGPVGTEDLGGPPWTPPAEDDQAPAAPPGTSGGTDAPDLREPAPPVRAAVPQPAATGWYKIERPGPLPEEAMFSGLLGRVVGEVHPYTEGDPVGVLATLLSALSAAVGHRPHIRLGSARHPLLVWTMLIGRTALGRKGTATNAAMEIFQRVSADFTERHLLYGSPSSGAGLVGKLEAMAREAGWYDEDGALHDAEPELRPGFPALMIEEEWAKVMRRSRIDDALGQNLRTAWQGNTLSVIVKRKSDCATVKDAHLAIVGHITPDEFRANLSTADVAGGTFNRFLPVFVQRCQSLPLAEEMPEALADRLAGELREAIARGRRLGLIRFDEAARDYWRDQLYDRLTALSTGSELIEAFAGRALPYAKRIAALYAVAAHQEMISLEHLQSAEAFITYVIASVEYIMATAAPPPSARARPGAAKPHITRKVIEALLAAHPAPLSRSDLLAKVKNIGSTADLENSLASLGEDLQTSTARGGGRPMRLYRLTEAAADRLGRRGGLTGAGDGGGRS; encoded by the coding sequence ATGAACTCGTCATCTTCCAGACGAAAGAAAGAAAGTCCCATCCGGTTCTCCTTCCTCGACGGCGAGGAGGAGAGCCGGTGGGGCGCCGACCCGGTGCTGGCGGCCGGGGCGGGCGAGGCGGCCTTCCGCCGCTGGGTCCAGGCGACCTGCGCGGCCGACCCGTCCAGTGTGCTGGTCGCGGTGCGTCCCGACCGTCCCGCCCCGGGCTGGGCCAAGGTCATGTTCCTGGAGGCCGATCCCGCGCACGAGAAATTCCTCGACGCCGCCTACCGGAGCACCTTGCAGCCTCGCCACAACGGCCCTGTGGGCACAGAAGACCTCGGCGGTCCGCCGTGGACACCGCCCGCCGAAGACGACCAGGCACCGGCGGCGCCCCCAGGAACGTCCGGCGGCACGGACGCCCCGGACCTCCGCGAACCCGCGCCCCCAGTGCGCGCAGCCGTCCCGCAGCCGGCGGCCACCGGCTGGTACAAGATCGAACGGCCCGGCCCGCTGCCGGAGGAGGCCATGTTCAGCGGGCTGCTGGGCCGGGTGGTGGGCGAGGTCCATCCCTACACCGAAGGCGACCCGGTCGGTGTGCTGGCGACCCTGCTGTCGGCGCTGTCGGCCGCCGTCGGGCACCGGCCGCACATCCGCCTCGGCTCTGCCCGTCACCCACTGCTGGTGTGGACGATGCTGATCGGGCGGACGGCGCTGGGCCGCAAGGGGACCGCCACCAACGCGGCCATGGAGATCTTCCAGCGGGTCTCGGCGGACTTCACCGAACGCCACCTGCTGTACGGCTCGCCCTCGTCCGGAGCCGGGCTGGTGGGCAAGCTGGAGGCCATGGCGCGCGAGGCCGGCTGGTACGACGAGGACGGCGCCCTCCACGATGCCGAGCCGGAACTCCGCCCCGGCTTCCCCGCCCTGATGATCGAAGAGGAGTGGGCGAAGGTCATGCGCCGCTCCCGCATCGACGACGCCCTCGGGCAGAACCTGCGCACCGCCTGGCAGGGCAACACGCTGTCGGTCATCGTCAAGAGGAAGTCCGACTGCGCCACCGTCAAGGACGCGCACCTGGCGATCGTCGGCCACATCACCCCCGATGAGTTCCGCGCCAACCTGTCGACGGCGGACGTGGCCGGCGGCACGTTCAACCGCTTCCTGCCGGTTTTCGTCCAGCGCTGCCAGTCGCTGCCACTGGCCGAGGAGATGCCCGAGGCGCTCGCCGACCGGCTCGCCGGAGAACTGCGCGAGGCCATCGCCCGGGGTCGCCGCCTCGGCTTGATCAGGTTCGACGAGGCGGCCCGCGACTACTGGCGCGACCAGCTCTATGACCGGCTCACCGCCCTGTCCACGGGGTCGGAGCTCATCGAGGCCTTCGCCGGGCGCGCACTCCCCTACGCCAAGCGCATCGCCGCTCTCTATGCCGTGGCCGCGCACCAGGAGATGATCTCGCTGGAGCACCTGCAAAGCGCCGAGGCGTTCATCACCTACGTGATCGCCTCCGTCGAGTACATCATGGCCACGGCCGCGCCGCCCCCCTCCGCCCGGGCTCGGCCCGGCGCCGCCAAACCGCACATCACGCGCAAGGTGATCGAGGCGCTGCTGGCCGCTCATCCCGCTCCGCTGTCCCGCTCGGACCTCTTGGCCAAGGTCAAGAACATCGGCTCGACCGCGGACCTGGAGAACTCGCTGGCGTCTTTGGGCGAGGACCTGCAGACCTCCACAGCGCGCGGCGGCGGCCGCCCGATGCGTCTCTACCGGCTCACCGAAGCGGCCGCCGACCGCCTCGGCCGCCGCGGCGGCCTCACCGGAGCCGGCGACGGCGGGGGACGCAGCTGA
- the thiL gene encoding thiamine-phosphate kinase has translation MFSGQTGWSHRLTGGETIRLLAGADAQDDCAVFRLDGVQELVVGSDYVRGPKFGLYELGYLDDYDIGYYLAMANFSDIAAMGAQPIALLSVVRYPKTMPDERFAQVLQGINDACARVGAPNVGGDIGTAERLILSASAVGVVEAGRSLLRGGARPGDRLCITGPTGVAAAAQKYFGKLDVADTRLSPQAEELLLNAWKRPQALVPEGRSLSTSGLVTSCQDSSDGLKAGIESIAARSGVGFTVEEDALPVVGAVEEVAKLSDTELTPLLLGDSVDFQLIFTVPEEHVEELQEIFAAHGHSAFHDIGFATEEPDLLLRGSDGITRRLPGNPWRHAT, from the coding sequence ATGTTCAGCGGTCAAACCGGCTGGTCGCACCGCCTCACCGGTGGGGAGACCATACGGCTGCTGGCCGGCGCCGATGCCCAGGACGATTGCGCGGTGTTCCGCCTCGACGGCGTTCAGGAGCTGGTCGTGGGCTCGGACTATGTCCGGGGCCCCAAGTTCGGCCTCTATGAACTCGGTTATCTCGACGATTACGACATCGGCTACTACCTGGCGATGGCCAATTTCAGCGACATCGCTGCCATGGGCGCCCAGCCGATCGCGCTGCTGTCGGTCGTCCGCTACCCCAAGACGATGCCCGATGAACGATTCGCCCAGGTATTGCAGGGCATCAACGACGCCTGCGCCCGGGTGGGCGCGCCCAACGTCGGCGGCGACATCGGCACGGCCGAACGCCTGATCCTGTCGGCATCGGCGGTGGGCGTCGTCGAGGCGGGGCGTTCGCTGCTGCGCGGCGGCGCCCGTCCCGGCGACCGGCTGTGCATCACGGGGCCGACCGGGGTCGCCGCCGCGGCACAAAAGTACTTCGGCAAGCTGGACGTCGCCGACACCAGGCTCTCCCCCCAGGCTGAGGAGCTTTTGCTGAACGCATGGAAGAGGCCCCAGGCGTTGGTCCCCGAAGGGCGGTCCCTGAGCACCAGCGGGCTGGTGACCAGCTGCCAGGATTCCTCGGACGGACTCAAGGCCGGGATCGAATCGATCGCGGCCCGCAGCGGCGTCGGCTTCACGGTGGAAGAAGACGCGCTGCCGGTCGTGGGCGCGGTGGAGGAGGTCGCCAAGCTCAGCGACACCGAGCTGACCCCCCTGCTCTTGGGCGACTCGGTCGACTTCCAGCTCATCTTCACCGTCCCCGAAGAGCATGTGGAGGAGCTGCAGGAGATCTTCGCCGCCCACGGGCACAGTGCCTTTCACGACATCGGGTTCGCCACCGAAGAGCCCGATCTCCTGCTGCGCGGCAGCGATGGAATCACCCGGCGGCTTCCGGGCAACCCCTGGCGGCACGCGACCTGA